CATTGACAATTTGTTTTAAAATGGGGAAATCCTGTTTCATCTTTTGAGTATCTAATGTCATGATTTTATCTCTTATCCAATTTTTCATCCAAAACAGCAATCATTTCGTCACGAACAGCTTTAACAGGAATTTCAGTAATGACTGTTCCAAGGAAACCACGAATAACCAAACGTTCTGCTGTTTCTTTATCAATGCCGCGACTCATTAGATAATACATATCTTCTGGGTCAACTTGTCCAATAGACGCGGCATGCCCTGCTGTGACTTCATTTTCATCAATAAGAAGAATAGGATTAGCGTCACTTCTGGCTTTATCAGAAAGCATGAGGACACGACTTTCCTGCTGAGCATCTGCTCCTTTAGCTCCCTTGATAATATGACCAATACCATTGAAAGTTAGCGTTCCACGTTCCAAGATAACCCCGTGTTGGAGAATATGCCCGATAGAGTTATTGCCGTAGTTGGTCACTCGAGTGTCAATTCCTTGAATTTGACGACCGCTTGACGCCGCAACAACTTTCAACTCAGCATGACTGCCATTACCGATAAGATCGCTGTCAAAATCAGCAATAACATTGCCTTCATTCATGACACCAAGTGCCCAATCAATGCTGGCATCATTATCAAGACGCCCGCGACGGCTTATATAAGTTGTTATATTATTACCCAAACGATCAATAGCAGCAAATTTCACTTGACTGCCTGCCTGTGCTAAAACTTCAACTGCAATATTGGCAGTAGCCTTTACATCGCTATCCCCAATCGTCTCAAAACGCTCCAAATAATTAACCTTGGCATGGCGTCCAGCAATGATTAAAACATGCTTATTCAGCGGAACATTGCTAGTACTGTCCTGCAGAAAAATCCCTTCTAAAGGCAGGTCAATTTCAACATTGTCAGGCACATAAAGAACGGCTCCACTGTTAAAATAAGCTGTATGATAGGCCGACAACTTATCTTCATCAAATTTAAGAGCAGTGGCAAAATACTTCTCAATGACCTGTGGAATTTCTTCTAGAGCTGAATGAAAATCTGTAAAAACGACGCCTTGTTCTACAAGCTTTGCCGGCAAGCTTTCCAAAACCGTTTGTGTGCCAAGCTGAACCAACTTAGGATTCTCTCCAAAGGAAGTGAAGTCTGGAACATTAGCCGAAATTGGACTTTCAGTAATCGTACCGTCCCCCAAATTCCAACGTTGAAATTTAACACGTTCAATTCTTGGAAGCTCTAAGTCATCAATCTTATCAAAGGCCGCTAAGCGTTTTTCTTGTAGCCAAGCAGGCTCTGCCTTAGATTGTGAAAATGTTAAAATAGATTCTTTTGTCATTTGTTACTCCCTTTCTTTCTTGTTAAGAAGTTACAAATTAGACTTCTTCGCTGTATTCAAGACCGAGTTCTTCAGCGATTTGGGCATAACCTTCTTTTTCGAGTCGAGCTGCCAGCTCTGGTCCGCCAGATAATACAACACGACCATCCATCATAACATGAACAATATCTGGTGTGATGTAATTAAGCAGACGTTGGTAGTGGGTAATAATCATAGCACCAAAGCCTTCACCACGCATGGCATTAACTCCCTTAGAAACGACCTTAAGGGCATCAATATCAAGGCCAGAGTCAATTTCATCGAGAAGGGCAAATTTAGGCTCTAACATCAGTAATTGCAAGATTTCATTGCGTTTTTTCTCACCACCAGAAAAGCCTTCGTTAAGGTAGCGCTCTGCCATTTCTTCTTTCATCCCCAGCAATTCCATTTTTTCATCCAGTTTCATGATAAAATCACGAACAGAAATCTTCTCATCATCTTTCTTACCAGCATTCATTGCCGCACGGATGAATTCTGCATTAGTAATTCCTGGAATTTCAGACGGATATTGCATGGCAAGAAAAAGCCCTAAGCGAGCTCGCTCATCAACTTCCATTTCCAAAATATTTTCACCGTCAAGTAAAATTTCTCCTTGTGTCACTTCAAAAATGGGATTTCCCATAATAGCTGCTGAAAGCGTTGATTTCCCAGTCCCGTTAGGCCCCATAATGGCTGCAATTTCACCTGTTTTCAAGGTCAGATTAACACCTTTTAAAATTTCTTTATCTTCAATAGAGACATGAAGATCTTTTATTTCGAGTACAGACATTGTACGCTCCTTTCATTTATCATTATTCATTATAACAAAAAAAGTCCAATTGGACTTTCTTCTTGTCTAAAAATTACTTTTTCTTCTTACGGCGATATTTAGCTACTACTTCTTGACGGTAATCACTATTGCCAATAAAAGCCAATAGTCTGAAGAGTGGTGTTCTTTTAGGTCCCCAAATCTCTAAACCTTCAATAAAAATTTCCAAAGCAAAGGCAACACCAATCATAAGAAGGATCCCACCCAGACGACTGGATACATTTAAAAGCAGAGATACCAAAGAGAAGAACATAGCAATGCCATAGACGACTAAAACAGCTCCGCGATGAGTGAATCCCATAGCAAGCAATCTATGATGTAAGTGCATATTATCAGCTTCGTAAAATTTCTGACCTGATAAGGTTCGTCTGATAATGGCGACCGTCGTATCAACAATAGGAACTCCTAAGACAATGATAGGGGTGACAACAGCAACCGCCGTTGCATTTTTTAACCCTTGAAGAGATAAAACCGAAATCATAAAACCAATAAATAAAGCACCAGTATCACCAAGATAGATAATAGCAGGATGGTAATTATAAGGAAAGAAACCAGCAATAGCAAAGATCAAAACAAAAATAGTAAGTGTTAAAAAAATATCGGTATCATAGAGAAAAAAATAAGATACCAATCCCATAGTGGTCAGACTAATCATCGAAACACCACTAACCAAACCATCCAAACCATCAATCAAATTAACAGCATTAGTAATGGCAACAACCCACAAAATCGTTAAGAAGAAACTCAAGAAAGGATTAAAGTGGAGCATGGGACCACCAAAAGGAATCTTAAAACTATCAAATCGAAAGTCTGTAAAAATCCAAATAATAACAGCACCAAGCAAAATACCTAAGAATTTTATTTTAGGTGAGAGTTCATAAACATCATCAATAAAACCTGTCAAGGCAATCACTAAGGCACCAAGAACAACTGGTAAGATATATTCAAAATAGGATTTTCCTCCGATTTGCGTTTTTAGAATCATGGGCATAAGAGCCAATGTTGCAATCACAAATGAAATAATAATGGCAAGTCCGCCAGCACTAGGCATAGGGACCTTATTAATCCGTCTCGCATTTGGATTATCAACTGCCCCCACCCTAAAAGCGAAAAATCTAACTAAAGGAGTCAAAACAAGTGAAGTCAAAAGCGTCGCAATTAGTACAAGAACAAATTTTAAGGTAATTGGTATCATCTAGCTTATCCAATCATTTGTAATTCTTGCAGAGCATCTGCTTTAATGAGCTGAACTCCATGTTCTAATAGATAAGCACGTGTCTTTGTTCCTCTACCAGCATGCTCCAACATTCTTGCAAACATAAGATCAGCATAATAGTCAGGTTTATCTTCGAGATTAAGCAGAACAGTCATGTGATAAGCGTCAGACTCCTTAAAAAGTTCTGAAGCCTCTACATCATAGTCAACTGTCTTAGCAAAACTTATGACTTGCTGAATATTAGGAAAATCCAGCACAAAGTGAACGTAATCTCTTTTTTCCTTAGTTTCACCTTTTTCCTGCTGAGTCTTCTCTTCTTCTCTTTTTTCAATTTCAGCCAATTTATCCAGAGCTGCAGCATCCCCTTTTTCACGCATGGTTTCCTCCAAGGTATTAAAGAAATCCTCCGGGGACATTTTTGAAATATCATCAAAATCAGACAAATCCTCCAAATTAAGATTTTTATTGATTTCTGACTTAGTGACAAAAACATCAATGCGATCATTCCTTGGTGTTACTCGAAAGCTTAACATCCCACTGTCCTTGAAATTTTCAGGCAAGTCCAGCTCATCCATAACAGTATAGAAAAATTCTTCCGTCTTTTCCTGCGGAATCAAGAAATCTTTTAATTCCATGCCTCTTTCTTCTAAATCTTCCATACTGATGGTGATTTTTAATGTTGTTTCGCTGATTTGTTTCATTTCCATAGTCTTTACCTCATACGAGTAGTTATTTCATTATACAAGAAAAGCCCATTTTTTTCAATTTTAGAGCAGGCAAAAATGACAAACAAATTTCAGCCAAATAAGACCTTCATTAAGCCATAAAATAAAAGAAATATCCCCAAACCAATACGGTATTTCCCAAAGAAAGTAAAATCATGGTTTTTAACGTAATCTGTTAAGAAGCGAATAACGTAAAGGCTGACTGCAAAGGCAACTAACATAGCCACTAGTAAAATGAAAAGTTGACTACCAGTTAGAATCGTGCCTGATACAATAAATTTAAGCACCTTTACAAGGCTAGCACCAAACATAATCGGTATTCCGAGAAAGAAAGTGAATTCTGTTGCGACTTGCCGACTGGTTCCCAGCAAAATACCACCTAAAATAGTTGCTCCTGATCGGCTTGTTCCCGGAATTAATGACAGCACCTGAAACAGACCAATGAAAAAGGCCGTTTTATAAGGCAAACTTACCAAATGAGTTACCTGCGGTTCAACACCTTGATGGCGTCTTTCAACGTAGATAAAGGCAATACCATAAAGAATCAGCATCAAAGCAACGCTAAAGAAATTTTGGAAATGTGCATCCAGCCAGTCATCAAATATGAGGCCAATCACAGCTGCTGGCAAAGCTGATAAAATAACCTTTGCCCAAAGCTGCCAAGTAATCTGCACTTCACGCGCTGTTTTACCGCTTTTAAAAGGATTTAAACGATCAAAATAAATAACAACAACCGCTAAAATAGCACCGAGCTGTATCACTACATTAAACATATTGGTAAAAGCTGCATTGGCATTGTTAAAGTGAATAAATTCTTCCACTAAAATCAAATGCCCAGTACTTGAGATAGGAAGCCACTCGGTAATTCCCTCCACAATCCCAAAAATAATAGCCTTAATGATTTCAAAAAACAACATCTTTTCTCCCTTTTATTTACTTCTTATGAGTCAAATTTACTTTACTTGTTTACTAAGTTAGAAGGCTCCGCCGCCTCCACCGCCTCCGCCTCCGGAGAAACCACCGCCGCTTGAGCCGCCAGACGATACCGAAAAGTTTGAAGCACTCGTAGCAGTTGAGGTATAGGTTGATAAATCTGCGGTTGACTGTCCCACATAGTAACTCGGGTTGATCTCAAGATAAGTATTCATTTGTGGGTTCTGCAAATGAATATTTTTAACTTTCAAATAATTTTGAACACGTTCAGCATATCCGTAAAGGGTGGCATAGACCAAAATACGGTTCCAGATAATAACCCCTTCAAGTTCGACATCATCAAATCTCTTAATGTCACGAATCATATTCTCAAAAGAATCCCAACCCTGTTTGATAGCAAGGCCTTCTTGCGTAAGAAGACTTGAAACATTATAATAATCATCTTTTCGACGATAGAAAATCAGAAAAAGACTGGCTACAATAAGCAATAACAGATTGGTCCCAAGCCCCAGCCAATAACCCTTGACAAGAGCAAAAGCTCCTACAAAAAAGGCAAACAACATGGCAGTAGATGCAAAGAAATAAACCAAGATAAGCTGAGTCTTTTCTTCGCCCGTTCTCTCGCGATGAATATCATTCAAACTCAAAGAGCTTATTTTATTTTTAACAGCCTTATCTAACTTCTCCATACGATTTTCAAACAAATGGAGAATATCACCGCCCCGTCTGCGAATTTCTGTCTCATTGCTGCCCTTGAAAATGCTTTTGTCAATTTTATAATCATC
This region of Streptococcus mutans genomic DNA includes:
- the sufC gene encoding Fe-S cluster assembly ATPase SufC, giving the protein MSVLEIKDLHVSIEDKEILKGVNLTLKTGEIAAIMGPNGTGKSTLSAAIMGNPIFEVTQGEILLDGENILEMEVDERARLGLFLAMQYPSEIPGITNAEFIRAAMNAGKKDDEKISVRDFIMKLDEKMELLGMKEEMAERYLNEGFSGGEKKRNEILQLLMLEPKFALLDEIDSGLDIDALKVVSKGVNAMRGEGFGAMIITHYQRLLNYITPDIVHVMMDGRVVLSGGPELAARLEKEGYAQIAEELGLEYSEEV
- the rgpG gene encoding rhamnose-glucose polysaccharide biosynthesis protein RgpB, whose product is MIPITLKFVLVLIATLLTSLVLTPLVRFFAFRVGAVDNPNARRINKVPMPSAGGLAIIISFVIATLALMPMILKTQIGGKSYFEYILPVVLGALVIALTGFIDDVYELSPKIKFLGILLGAVIIWIFTDFRFDSFKIPFGGPMLHFNPFLSFFLTILWVVAITNAVNLIDGLDGLVSGVSMISLTTMGLVSYFFLYDTDIFLTLTIFVLIFAIAGFFPYNYHPAIIYLGDTGALFIGFMISVLSLQGLKNATAVAVVTPIIVLGVPIVDTTVAIIRRTLSGQKFYEADNMHLHHRLLAMGFTHRGAVLVVYGIAMFFSLVSLLLNVSSRLGGILLMIGVAFALEIFIEGLEIWGPKRTPLFRLLAFIGNSDYRQEVVAKYRRKKKK
- the sufD gene encoding Fe-S cluster assembly protein SufD, which translates into the protein MTKESILTFSQSKAEPAWLQEKRLAAFDKIDDLELPRIERVKFQRWNLGDGTITESPISANVPDFTSFGENPKLVQLGTQTVLESLPAKLVEQGVVFTDFHSALEEIPQVIEKYFATALKFDEDKLSAYHTAYFNSGAVLYVPDNVEIDLPLEGIFLQDSTSNVPLNKHVLIIAGRHAKVNYLERFETIGDSDVKATANIAVEVLAQAGSQVKFAAIDRLGNNITTYISRRGRLDNDASIDWALGVMNEGNVIADFDSDLIGNGSHAELKVVAASSGRQIQGIDTRVTNYGNNSIGHILQHGVILERGTLTFNGIGHIIKGAKGADAQQESRVLMLSDKARSDANPILLIDENEVTAGHAASIGQVDPEDMYYLMSRGIDKETAERLVIRGFLGTVITEIPVKAVRDEMIAVLDEKLDKR
- the mecA gene encoding adaptor protein MecA, whose product is MEMKQISETTLKITISMEDLEERGMELKDFLIPQEKTEEFFYTVMDELDLPENFKDSGMLSFRVTPRNDRIDVFVTKSEINKNLNLEDLSDFDDISKMSPEDFFNTLEETMREKGDAAALDKLAEIEKREEEKTQQEKGETKEKRDYVHFVLDFPNIQQVISFAKTVDYDVEASELFKESDAYHMTVLLNLEDKPDYYADLMFARMLEHAGRGTKTRAYLLEHGVQLIKADALQELQMIG
- a CDS encoding undecaprenyl-diphosphate phosphatase, coding for MLFFEIIKAIIFGIVEGITEWLPISSTGHLILVEEFIHFNNANAAFTNMFNVVIQLGAILAVVVIYFDRLNPFKSGKTAREVQITWQLWAKVILSALPAAVIGLIFDDWLDAHFQNFFSVALMLILYGIAFIYVERRHQGVEPQVTHLVSLPYKTAFFIGLFQVLSLIPGTSRSGATILGGILLGTSRQVATEFTFFLGIPIMFGASLVKVLKFIVSGTILTGSQLFILLVAMLVAFAVSLYVIRFLTDYVKNHDFTFFGKYRIGLGIFLLFYGLMKVLFG